A window of Chitinophagales bacterium contains these coding sequences:
- a CDS encoding peroxiredoxin has protein sequence MSLRLGDKAPNFKAVTTEGEIDFYEYLGDSWGVLFSHPADFTPVCTTELGKTALLKEEFAKRNVKVLAVSVDPIDKHFSWRKDINETQHCEVTFPIIADEERQVAELYDMIHPNASATATVRSLFVIGADKTVKLMITYPASTGRNFYEVLRVIDSLQLTANYSVATPADWKEGEDVIVVPAVSTEDAIKKFPKGVNVIKPYLRYTPQPNK, from the coding sequence ATGTCATTGCGTTTAGGAGACAAAGCCCCCAATTTTAAGGCGGTCACTACCGAAGGAGAGATTGATTTTTATGAATACCTGGGTGATTCCTGGGGTGTTCTTTTTTCTCATCCGGCCGATTTCACACCCGTGTGTACCACGGAGTTGGGGAAGACGGCCTTATTAAAGGAGGAATTTGCCAAAAGAAATGTGAAAGTATTGGCTGTGAGTGTGGATCCCATTGATAAGCATTTTTCGTGGAGAAAGGATATCAATGAGACCCAGCATTGCGAGGTCACTTTCCCCATTATTGCTGATGAGGAAAGACAGGTAGCGGAATTGTATGATATGATTCATCCCAACGCTTCAGCTACGGCCACGGTACGGTCACTTTTTGTGATTGGTGCTGATAAAACAGTCAAACTGATGATCACCTATCCTGCTTCTACAGGACGCAATTTTTATGAAGTGCTTCGTGTGATCGATTCTTTGCAACTGACGGCGAATTATAGCGTGGCAACACCGGCGGATTGGAAAGAAGGTGAGGATGTGATCGTGGTACCGGCTGTTAGTACTGAAGATGCGATTAAAAAATTCCCCAAAGGGGTAAATGTGATCAAGCCCTACTTGCGCTATACCCCGCAACCGAATAAGTGA
- a CDS encoding phosphoadenylyl-sulfate reductase has translation MKTDPELLRELEQLDLPESLALLAGIYPGEVVFSTSYGQEDQVITDAIARHRIPVKVFTLDTGRLFYETYDLIEKTEARYKLGIQVFFPDAADVEEFVVNKGINAFYESVENRKACCHIRKVKPLQRALAGAKVWVTGLRAGQSANRQEMPLLEWDEERQLYKFNPLIHWTYEQMMEYINTHRVPYNTLHDKGFISIGCAPCTRAIEPGEDPRAGRWWWESSQKECGLHTAGANKQ, from the coding sequence ATGAAAACAGATCCAGAATTATTACGCGAACTCGAGCAATTGGATCTTCCCGAGTCACTGGCCTTACTGGCTGGTATCTATCCGGGGGAAGTGGTCTTCTCCACTTCGTATGGACAGGAAGATCAGGTGATAACTGATGCCATTGCCCGTCACCGGATTCCGGTAAAGGTTTTCACGTTGGATACCGGGCGTTTATTTTATGAGACCTATGATCTGATTGAAAAGACCGAAGCCCGTTACAAATTGGGAATACAGGTATTCTTTCCCGATGCGGCTGATGTAGAGGAGTTTGTGGTAAACAAAGGTATCAATGCGTTTTATGAATCGGTCGAAAACCGAAAAGCCTGTTGCCATATCCGTAAGGTAAAACCTTTACAGCGGGCATTGGCGGGTGCAAAGGTCTGGGTTACCGGATTGCGCGCCGGACAATCCGCCAACCGGCAGGAAATGCCGCTGTTGGAATGGGATGAGGAACGACAGCTCTATAAGTTCAATCCCCTTATTCATTGGACCTATGAGCAAATGATGGAATATATAAACACCCATCGGGTGCCCTACAATACCTTACATGATAAAGGGTTTATCAGTATTGGTTGTGCCCCCTGTACCCGTGCCATTGAACCGGGAGAAGATCCCCGCGCTGGCCGCTGGTGGTGGGAAAGTTCACAAAAGGAGTGTGGGTTGCATACCGCCGGAGCGAACAAACAGTAG
- a CDS encoding OsmC family protein: MTSTETVWKGEHRFESTHEGNSIKVDGDKAEGHGPKALLLSGLAGCSGIDVVDILEKMRVPFTDLRITAEAGLVEEHPKVFTDIVLTYRINVDPSQEDKVRKAIDLSLEKYCGVAAMLRKNSPIEYKLELI; encoded by the coding sequence ATGACATCGACAGAGACCGTATGGAAAGGAGAACACCGGTTTGAATCAACCCATGAAGGAAACAGCATCAAAGTAGATGGCGATAAGGCAGAGGGCCATGGCCCCAAAGCATTGCTGCTTTCGGGTTTGGCGGGTTGCAGTGGAATTGATGTGGTGGATATCCTGGAAAAAATGCGGGTGCCCTTTACCGATCTTCGGATCACTGCAGAGGCCGGTCTTGTGGAAGAACATCCCAAGGTTTTTACGGATATCGTCCTAACCTACCGGATCAATGTGGATCCCTCACAGGAAGACAAGGTCCGAAAAGCGATTGACCTTTCACTGGAAAAATATTGTGGTGTGGCGGCCATGTTGCGTAAGAATTCTCCCATCGAATATAAACTGGAACTGATCTGA
- a CDS encoding Rrf2 family transcriptional regulator, with the protein MLSAKSQYAFKALTYLTERYNKGPVLISEIAKKKKIPLKFLENILLELKNADILDSKKGKGGGYFLKKDPAKIKVATIVRLINGPIAMLPCVSLYFYERCKNCDEKNCGLHDLMIEVRDATLEILEGRTLKDLVV; encoded by the coding sequence ATGCTTTCTGCCAAATCACAATACGCGTTCAAGGCACTGACCTATCTCACCGAAAGGTATAATAAAGGTCCCGTGCTGATCTCTGAGATCGCCAAGAAGAAAAAGATTCCACTAAAATTTCTGGAGAATATTCTGTTGGAATTAAAGAACGCAGATATCCTCGATAGTAAGAAAGGAAAAGGGGGAGGCTATTTCTTAAAAAAGGACCCGGCAAAGATCAAAGTAGCGACGATCGTGCGGTTGATCAATGGGCCTATTGCCATGCTGCCCTGTGTAAGCCTCTACTTTTATGAACGTTGCAAGAACTGTGATGAAAAGAACTGCGGGCTGCATGACCTCATGATCGAGGTACGGGATGCCACCCTGGAGATCCTTGAAGGGCGAACCCTGAAGGACCTGGTGGTTTAG